In Lycium ferocissimum isolate CSIRO_LF1 chromosome 11, AGI_CSIRO_Lferr_CH_V1, whole genome shotgun sequence, a single genomic region encodes these proteins:
- the LOC132038565 gene encoding uncharacterized protein LOC132038565, which yields MEVWRQTLESKDFRLSRTMTKYVECKFSAVTSDADVEGRLDSQVALKRESLKYLGAIIQGDREIDEDVTHRIGVGWLRWRLATGVLCDKKVPSRLKNKFYKVVVRPTKLYGVEYWPVKNSHVQKMKVTKMRMLR from the exons ATGGAG GTTTGGAGACAGACCCTGGAGTCAAAAGATTTTAGGTTGAGTAGGACTATGACAAAGTAtgtggagtgcaagttcagtgcgGTGACGAGTGATGCTGACGTGGAAGGGAGACTGGACTCACAAGTGGCCCTAAAGAGAGAGAGTCTCAAGTATCTGGGGGCTATAATCCAAGGTGATAGGGAGATTGACGaggatgtcacacatcgtattggagtTGGGTGGTTGAGATGGAGGCTTGCAACTGGTGTcctgtgtgataagaaggtgccatcAAGACTTAAAAATAAGTTCTACAAAGTAGTGGTTAGACCGACAAAGCTGTATGGGGTGGAGtattggccagtcaagaactctcatgttcagaagatgaaagttacAAAAATGAGGATGTTGAGATAG
- the LOC132037875 gene encoding uncharacterized protein LOC132037875 isoform X2, with amino-acid sequence MESSSDDDYQSFYLPEEVPRPRFKRLKKASKNPPLDDDDVFDFPKVDFAKLEALDDDDDEDSPDSTGPVGSEDDIKYGSEEKEKCCDSKEELKALEALEEDSTELVSPHNTEEEIRLEPFSDGESRKKLDFDDGGVLVSGQQCKEVKRSLEFGDDDDNDQSRREIGEDFVSGDVAKEIHDQIGEIDKEIGDKDMEKLGIQQDFEVDDKKITKKKRSKRDVSRQVKPKELAKIKRREEKERKASLKQLHVDTQRLLRESKDATFKPIPVVHKPISSVLEKIRKRKLEISKKTTMPIGNSSICKFSASREVMMEVDAKGTDSEEERVDKLEIELEGKVNAHGIETSRTTDTSNNDGISVPPITGSSEIVPDELALEERSNAVFRAPVDDTQDLFDDSEPTVSKDERLDDPASSPLEEVMAPSLLALNLKFDSAPPDESSSDEEDNDKENIRPHKKEGGGGCNSPKGDPVKSFVDDEAEEEDDSDNDLLRFGDNEEDEDIDDSAEIRDIIATNYKEKPIDNEKRNELHQKWLEQQDAAGTENLLQRLKCGVEQKETMLVDDELENEECEEEANDVTDMDAVPKSSARLNSKKAKQMMMQMFVDKDDVFLSDEDDETEKRVVKQRILYNSELTTVASPIEDESSSEIFGLIKKLNTVPDNKRKPKASSFFDTVLGDQKKKSSLKSSFLGRVTNHLPSSHKQSSTIVRSFIFGRDDSNSRSSMSISEDSSDMIVKENLPIKNSTTKFGNFQGKSSSQGKNAAPGTSAAAPFLEILKRSSAPSNVCSRDILLDLPKPLLADLRVSKRSKAEGKI; translated from the exons ATGGAAAGCAGCAGCGATGACGATTATCAGTCCTTTTACTTGCCGGAGGAGGTCCCCCGTCCCAGGTTCAAACGCTTAAAGAAAGCCTCCAAAAATCCCCCACTAGACGACGACGACGTGTTTGACTTTCCTAAGGTTGATTTTGCCAAATTGGAAGCCCtagatgacgatgatgatgaagattcTCCTGATTCAACAGGACCTGTGGGCAGTGAGGATGACATAAAATATGGGTCTGAGGAAAAGGAAAAGTGCTGTGATAGTAAGGAAGAATTGAAGGCTTTAGAAGCCCTAGAAGAAGATTCAACTGAACTCGTGTCACCACACAACACCGAAGAGGAGATCAGATTAGAGCCTTTTTCTGATGGCGAGAGTAGGAAAAAATTGGACTTTGATGACGGGGGTGTTCTCGTTTCTGGTCAGCAGTGCAAAGAGGTTAAAAGATCTCTGGAATTTGGTGACGACGACGATAATGATCAGTCTCGTAGGGAAATTGGGGAAGATTTTGTATCTGGTGACGTGGCAAAAGAGATTCATGACCAGATTGGGGAAATTGACAAAGAGATTGGGGATAAGGATATGGAGAAATTGGGAATACAacaagattttgaagtagaTGACAAAAAGATaacgaagaagaagagaagtaaACGTGACGTTAGTAGACAAGTGAAGCCTAAAGAACTGGCTAAAatcaaaagaagagaagaaaag GAAAGAAAAGCATCTCTTAAGCAGCTTCATGTTGATACTCAACGATTATTGCGAG AAAGTAAGGATGCAACATTTAAGCCTATACCAGTTGTACATAAGCCAATATCCTCAGTTCTGGAGAAGATTCGGAAACGGAAGCTTGAAATCTCCAAAAA GACCACGATGCCAATCGGCAACAGTTCCATTTGCAAGTTTAGCGCTTCAAGAGAGGTTATGATGGAAGTAGACGCAAAGGGCACAGATTCTGAAGAGGAGAGAGTTGACAAACTGGAAATAGAGTTGGAAGGGAAGGTGAATGCACATGGCATAGAAACGAGCAGGACCACAGATACCTCCAATAATGATGGAATTTCAGTACCTCCAATTACGGGAAGCAGCGAAATTGTTCCTGATGAATTG GCGTTGGAGGAAAGGTCCAATGCTGTATTTAGAGCTCCAGTTGATGACACTCAG GATCTATTTGATGATTCTGAACCAACAGTCAGTAAGGATGAGAGGCTTGATGATCCGGCCTCTAGTCCTTTGGAAGAAGTAATGGCACCGTCTCTCCTTGCTTTGAACTTGAAGTTTGATTCTGCCCCTCCAGATGAAAG TTCCTCAGATGAGGAGGATAATGACAAGGAGAACATACGTCCACATAAAAAAGAAGGTGGTGGTGGCTGCAATTCTCCAAAGGGAGACCCTGTTAAATCATTTGTTGATGATGAAGCGGAGGAAGAAGATGACAGTGATAATGACCTACTCCGGTTTGGTGATAATGAAGAAGACGAAGATATTGATGATTCTGCTGAAATCCGTGATATTATTGCCACTAACTACAAGGAAAAGCCAATTGACAACGAAAAGCGGAATGAACTTCATCAAAAGTGGCTTGAGCAGCAGGATGCAGCTGGAACTGAGAATTTGCTGCAACGGTTAAAATGTGGTGTAGAACAAAAAGAGACAATGTTGGTTGATGATGAACTAGAAAATGAAGAGTGTGAAGAAGAGGCCAATGATGTCACTGACATGGATGCAGTACCTAAGAGTTCTGCTCGATTGAATTCAAAAAAAGCAAAGCAAATGATGATGCAGATGTTTGTGGATAAAGATGATGTTTTCTTATCTGATGAAGATGACGAAACTGAAAAGAGGGTTGTCAAGCAGCGCATTCTTTATAACTCT GAGCTTACAACTGTAGCGTCACCTATTGAGGATGAAAGTTCCAGTGAGATATTTGGACTTATAAAGAAGCTTAATACTGTGCCGGATAATAAGAGAAAACCAAAAGCATCCT CGTTCTTTGATACAGTGCTAGGggatcaaaagaagaaaagctcTTTGAAG TCCTCTTTTCTTGGGCGAGTTACAAATCATCTTCCGTCATCCCATAAACAAAGTTCAACCATAGTTCGTTCTTTCATCTTTGGACGGGATGACAGCAACAGCCGAAGCTCAATGTCAATTTCAGAGGATTCTTCAGATATG ATCGTGAAAGAAAACCTTCCAATCAAGAATAGTACAACTAAGTTTGGAAACTTCCAAGGCAAATCAAGCAGTCAAGGTAAAAATGCTGCTCCAGGAACATCAGCTGCTGCTCCCTTTTTAGAGATATTAAAGCGATCGTCAGCACCATCTAATGTCTGTTCTCGAGATATTTTGCTCGACCTTCCTAAACCCCTCCTTGCTGATCTTAGAGTTTCAAAGAGGTCAAAGGCAGAAGGAAAAATATAG
- the LOC132037875 gene encoding uncharacterized protein LOC132037875 isoform X1: MESSSDDDYQSFYLPEEVPRPRFKRLKKASKNPPLDDDDVFDFPKVDFAKLEALDDDDDEDSPDSTGPVGSEDDIKYGSEEKEKCCDSKEELKALEALEEDSTELVSPHNTEEEIRLEPFSDGESRKKLDFDDGGVLVSGQQCKEVKRSLEFGDDDDNDQSRREIGEDFVSGDVAKEIHDQIGEIDKEIGDKDMEKLGIQQDFEVDDKKITKKKRSKRDVSRQVKPKELAKIKRREEKERKASLKQLHVDTQRLLRESKDATFKPIPVVHKPISSVLEKIRKRKLEISKNRTTMPIGNSSICKFSASREVMMEVDAKGTDSEEERVDKLEIELEGKVNAHGIETSRTTDTSNNDGISVPPITGSSEIVPDELALEERSNAVFRAPVDDTQDLFDDSEPTVSKDERLDDPASSPLEEVMAPSLLALNLKFDSAPPDESSSDEEDNDKENIRPHKKEGGGGCNSPKGDPVKSFVDDEAEEEDDSDNDLLRFGDNEEDEDIDDSAEIRDIIATNYKEKPIDNEKRNELHQKWLEQQDAAGTENLLQRLKCGVEQKETMLVDDELENEECEEEANDVTDMDAVPKSSARLNSKKAKQMMMQMFVDKDDVFLSDEDDETEKRVVKQRILYNSELTTVASPIEDESSSEIFGLIKKLNTVPDNKRKPKASSFFDTVLGDQKKKSSLKSSFLGRVTNHLPSSHKQSSTIVRSFIFGRDDSNSRSSMSISEDSSDMIVKENLPIKNSTTKFGNFQGKSSSQGKNAAPGTSAAAPFLEILKRSSAPSNVCSRDILLDLPKPLLADLRVSKRSKAEGKI; this comes from the exons ATGGAAAGCAGCAGCGATGACGATTATCAGTCCTTTTACTTGCCGGAGGAGGTCCCCCGTCCCAGGTTCAAACGCTTAAAGAAAGCCTCCAAAAATCCCCCACTAGACGACGACGACGTGTTTGACTTTCCTAAGGTTGATTTTGCCAAATTGGAAGCCCtagatgacgatgatgatgaagattcTCCTGATTCAACAGGACCTGTGGGCAGTGAGGATGACATAAAATATGGGTCTGAGGAAAAGGAAAAGTGCTGTGATAGTAAGGAAGAATTGAAGGCTTTAGAAGCCCTAGAAGAAGATTCAACTGAACTCGTGTCACCACACAACACCGAAGAGGAGATCAGATTAGAGCCTTTTTCTGATGGCGAGAGTAGGAAAAAATTGGACTTTGATGACGGGGGTGTTCTCGTTTCTGGTCAGCAGTGCAAAGAGGTTAAAAGATCTCTGGAATTTGGTGACGACGACGATAATGATCAGTCTCGTAGGGAAATTGGGGAAGATTTTGTATCTGGTGACGTGGCAAAAGAGATTCATGACCAGATTGGGGAAATTGACAAAGAGATTGGGGATAAGGATATGGAGAAATTGGGAATACAacaagattttgaagtagaTGACAAAAAGATaacgaagaagaagagaagtaaACGTGACGTTAGTAGACAAGTGAAGCCTAAAGAACTGGCTAAAatcaaaagaagagaagaaaag GAAAGAAAAGCATCTCTTAAGCAGCTTCATGTTGATACTCAACGATTATTGCGAG AAAGTAAGGATGCAACATTTAAGCCTATACCAGTTGTACATAAGCCAATATCCTCAGTTCTGGAGAAGATTCGGAAACGGAAGCTTGAAATCTCCAAAAA CAGGACCACGATGCCAATCGGCAACAGTTCCATTTGCAAGTTTAGCGCTTCAAGAGAGGTTATGATGGAAGTAGACGCAAAGGGCACAGATTCTGAAGAGGAGAGAGTTGACAAACTGGAAATAGAGTTGGAAGGGAAGGTGAATGCACATGGCATAGAAACGAGCAGGACCACAGATACCTCCAATAATGATGGAATTTCAGTACCTCCAATTACGGGAAGCAGCGAAATTGTTCCTGATGAATTG GCGTTGGAGGAAAGGTCCAATGCTGTATTTAGAGCTCCAGTTGATGACACTCAG GATCTATTTGATGATTCTGAACCAACAGTCAGTAAGGATGAGAGGCTTGATGATCCGGCCTCTAGTCCTTTGGAAGAAGTAATGGCACCGTCTCTCCTTGCTTTGAACTTGAAGTTTGATTCTGCCCCTCCAGATGAAAG TTCCTCAGATGAGGAGGATAATGACAAGGAGAACATACGTCCACATAAAAAAGAAGGTGGTGGTGGCTGCAATTCTCCAAAGGGAGACCCTGTTAAATCATTTGTTGATGATGAAGCGGAGGAAGAAGATGACAGTGATAATGACCTACTCCGGTTTGGTGATAATGAAGAAGACGAAGATATTGATGATTCTGCTGAAATCCGTGATATTATTGCCACTAACTACAAGGAAAAGCCAATTGACAACGAAAAGCGGAATGAACTTCATCAAAAGTGGCTTGAGCAGCAGGATGCAGCTGGAACTGAGAATTTGCTGCAACGGTTAAAATGTGGTGTAGAACAAAAAGAGACAATGTTGGTTGATGATGAACTAGAAAATGAAGAGTGTGAAGAAGAGGCCAATGATGTCACTGACATGGATGCAGTACCTAAGAGTTCTGCTCGATTGAATTCAAAAAAAGCAAAGCAAATGATGATGCAGATGTTTGTGGATAAAGATGATGTTTTCTTATCTGATGAAGATGACGAAACTGAAAAGAGGGTTGTCAAGCAGCGCATTCTTTATAACTCT GAGCTTACAACTGTAGCGTCACCTATTGAGGATGAAAGTTCCAGTGAGATATTTGGACTTATAAAGAAGCTTAATACTGTGCCGGATAATAAGAGAAAACCAAAAGCATCCT CGTTCTTTGATACAGTGCTAGGggatcaaaagaagaaaagctcTTTGAAG TCCTCTTTTCTTGGGCGAGTTACAAATCATCTTCCGTCATCCCATAAACAAAGTTCAACCATAGTTCGTTCTTTCATCTTTGGACGGGATGACAGCAACAGCCGAAGCTCAATGTCAATTTCAGAGGATTCTTCAGATATG ATCGTGAAAGAAAACCTTCCAATCAAGAATAGTACAACTAAGTTTGGAAACTTCCAAGGCAAATCAAGCAGTCAAGGTAAAAATGCTGCTCCAGGAACATCAGCTGCTGCTCCCTTTTTAGAGATATTAAAGCGATCGTCAGCACCATCTAATGTCTGTTCTCGAGATATTTTGCTCGACCTTCCTAAACCCCTCCTTGCTGATCTTAGAGTTTCAAAGAGGTCAAAGGCAGAAGGAAAAATATAG